The proteins below come from a single Phocoena sinus isolate mPhoSin1 chromosome 2, mPhoSin1.pri, whole genome shotgun sequence genomic window:
- the GMFB gene encoding glia maturation factor beta isoform X2 — MSESLVVCDVAEDLVEKLRKFRFRKETNNAAIIMKIDKDKRLVVLDEELEGISPDELKDELPERQPRFIVYSYKYQHDDGRVSYPLCFIFSSPVGCKPEQQMMYAGSKNKLVQTAELTKVFEIRNTEDLTEEWLREKLGFFH, encoded by the exons ATG agtGAGTCTTTGGTAGTTTGTGATGTTGCTGAAGATTTAGTGGAAAAGCTGAGAAAGTTTCGTTTTCGCAAAGAGACGAACAATGCTGCCATTATAA tgaaaattGATAAGGATAAACGCCTGGTGGTGCTGGATGAAGAGCTTGAG GGCATTTCACCAGATGAACTTAAAGATGAACTACCTGAACGACAACCTCG CTTCATTGTATATAGTTATAAGTATCAGCATGATGATGGAAGAGTTTCATACCCTCTGTGCTTTATTTTCTCCAGTCCTGTTG GATGTAAGCCTGAACAACAGATGATGTATGCTGGGAGTAAGAATAAGCTAGTCCAAACAGCTGAACTCACCAAG gtatttGAAATAAGAAATACTGAAGACCTAACTGAAGAATGGTTACGTGAGAAACTTGGATTTTTCCACTAA
- the GMFB gene encoding glia maturation factor beta isoform X1 translates to MSESLVVCDVAEDLVEKLRKFRFRKETNNAAIIMKIDKDKRLVVLDEELEGISPDELKDELPERQPRTFIVYSYKYQHDDGRVSYPLCFIFSSPVGCKPEQQMMYAGSKNKLVQTAELTKVFEIRNTEDLTEEWLREKLGFFH, encoded by the exons ATG agtGAGTCTTTGGTAGTTTGTGATGTTGCTGAAGATTTAGTGGAAAAGCTGAGAAAGTTTCGTTTTCGCAAAGAGACGAACAATGCTGCCATTATAA tgaaaattGATAAGGATAAACGCCTGGTGGTGCTGGATGAAGAGCTTGAG GGCATTTCACCAGATGAACTTAAAGATGAACTACCTGAACGACAACCTCG AACCTTCATTGTATATAGTTATAAGTATCAGCATGATGATGGAAGAGTTTCATACCCTCTGTGCTTTATTTTCTCCAGTCCTGTTG GATGTAAGCCTGAACAACAGATGATGTATGCTGGGAGTAAGAATAAGCTAGTCCAAACAGCTGAACTCACCAAG gtatttGAAATAAGAAATACTGAAGACCTAACTGAAGAATGGTTACGTGAGAAACTTGGATTTTTCCACTAA
- the GMFB gene encoding glia maturation factor beta isoform X3, with protein sequence MSESLVVCDVAEDLVEKLRKFRFRKETNNAAIIMKIDKDKRLVVLDEELEGISPDELKDELPERQPRPSLYIVISISMMMEEFHTLCALFSPVLLDVSLNNR encoded by the exons ATG agtGAGTCTTTGGTAGTTTGTGATGTTGCTGAAGATTTAGTGGAAAAGCTGAGAAAGTTTCGTTTTCGCAAAGAGACGAACAATGCTGCCATTATAA tgaaaattGATAAGGATAAACGCCTGGTGGTGCTGGATGAAGAGCTTGAG GGCATTTCACCAGATGAACTTAAAGATGAACTACCTGAACGACAACCTCG ACCTTCATTGTATATAGTTATAAGTATCAGCATGATGATGGAAGAGTTTCATACCCTCTGTGCTTTATTTTCTCCAGTCCTGTTG GATGTAAGCCTGAACAACAGATGA